From Mycobacterium cookii:
CCGGCCTTGCCGAGATCGTTGAGCAGATGAGTGGTGGACGGTGTGACGGCGGCAGTGTCCATCGTGCCCGCGGACTGCGGCCCTTTGTCGTCGATCAGCCACATTTGATACACGGTGCCCTGCGACGGCGGCGGCACGTTGTTCATCACCAGCACACCGGCATTCATGTGCCGGGAGAAGAGCACCGTCGCGGTGCCGCCGGCGAGTTGGCCGGAGGTGGTGTGCACATCGGGTGCCGCCATGATCTGCTCGGCCATGGTCGGTGTGGGAGTCGGTCGCAGCGCGATCCCCGCGCCGAACGCCGCCAGGCCCACGACGATGGCGGCTGCGGCGGCCAGAAGCGCTGTGCGCCAGCGAGGTTGGGCCGGCTTTCCGGCTTGCGCGACGGCCAGTACCGCGGTCCGCAGCCGGGCCGGCGGCTCGGTCGCGGTCGCCGCGGACACCACGGCCATCGTCTCGCGAACGGCGCGCACCTCGTTGTCGAAGGCGGCGGCGACTGCTGTCGGCGCCGCGGCCAGTTGCCGCTCGACGGCCACCCGTTCGGCGTCAGAGATGGCGTTCAGCGCGTAGGGGGTCGCCAGCTCGAGCAGATCGAATGCGGACGGCTCGGTCATGACACACCCAGACAGCCGCGCAGACCGCGCAACGCGTCACGCATCCGCGATTTGATCGTCGACAGGTTGGCCGACAACCGTTGTGATACTTCGGCATATGTCAATCCGCTGTAGTAGGCGAGGTCGATGCACTGTCGTTGCACATCGGTCAACGAGTCCAGGCACTCGGCCACCCGGCGGCGCTCGTCAGCGGCGATCGCGAAGTCGGCGACCAGATCGCCGGGTCGCTCGACGGTGGCCGCGCCGTACCGCGATTCCCGCTGACCGGCCGACTGCTCGGCACGGACCCGGTCGACGGCCCGCCGATGCGCCATGGTCAGCAGCCAGGACAGCGCCGAACCCTTGCTGGAGTCGAAGGCACCGGCGGATCGCCACACCTCCAGGTAGATCTCCTGGGTGGTCTCTTCGCTGTATCCGGAGTCCCGCAGCACCCGCACGACCAGTCCGTAGACCCGCGATCTGGTCTGGTCGTAGAGGGTGGCGAACGCGTCGGCATCGCGGCGCGCCACCCGGTGCAGCAAGAAGTCCAGATCCTGTCGTGGTGCTGTCATCGATCGGTAGCCTATCGACTCCGCGACAAGTGTCGTCATTTTCGCGCCGATCGGGGTCGACGCGGTACGAAAAACGAAGTCCGTTGCTGGTATTCGGCGAAGCCCGGGCGGCCTTTCATGTACTTCTCGGTGAGTCGGGCGCCGGTGACGGAGACCAGGAAGTAGGTCATCAACGCAGGAGAGAGCACGGTGCTCAGCGACCACCACCCGGCGATCGTGATCAGCCACAATCCCCACCACACGCAGGCATCGCCGAAGTAGTTGGGGTGACGCGTCCACGCCCACAGGCCGCGGTCCATCACCACGCCGCGGTGGGCCGGGTCGGATTTGAACACCCGCAGTTGACGGTCACCGACGGCTTCGAAGACGACACCGGTCAGCCACACCGCAAAGCCGGCCCCAGTGACGGCGAGCAACGGTCGAGGTGTCGGTCCGATGACCGCCGAGAGTTGCAGCGGCAGCGAGATGAACCAGCTCGCCACACCCTGCATCAGGAAGACTTTGCGGATGATCTGGCCGACCGAGGCGCCGCGCAGGAGGTCGGCGTAGCGCGGATCTTCGCCCTGGCCCGCCGATCTGCGGTGGATGTACCCGCTGAGCCGTAGA
This genomic window contains:
- a CDS encoding anti-sigma factor; protein product: MTEPSAFDLLELATPYALNAISDAERVAVERQLAAAPTAVAAAFDNEVRAVRETMAVVSAATATEPPARLRTAVLAVAQAGKPAQPRWRTALLAAAAAIVVGLAAFGAGIALRPTPTPTMAEQIMAAPDVHTTSGQLAGGTATVLFSRHMNAGVLVMNNVPPPSQGTVYQMWLIDDKGPQSAGTMDTAAVTPSTTHLLNDLGKAGTLAFTVEPGKGSVQPTGSILTKLRLS
- a CDS encoding sigma-70 family RNA polymerase sigma factor, which codes for MTAPRQDLDFLLHRVARRDADAFATLYDQTRSRVYGLVVRVLRDSGYSEETTQEIYLEVWRSAGAFDSSKGSALSWLLTMAHRRAVDRVRAEQSAGQRESRYGAATVERPGDLVADFAIAADERRRVAECLDSLTDVQRQCIDLAYYSGLTYAEVSQRLSANLSTIKSRMRDALRGLRGCLGVS
- a CDS encoding DUF1295 domain-containing protein, which codes for MVSGASAVALLVVHAITFGVARRVGRYNVVDVAWGLGFIAVAAVAAIVGDGDALRRWLLLTLVAIWGLRLSGYIHRRSAGQGEDPRYADLLRGASVGQIIRKVFLMQGVASWFISLPLQLSAVIGPTPRPLLAVTGAGFAVWLTGVVFEAVGDRQLRVFKSDPAHRGVVMDRGLWAWTRHPNYFGDACVWWGLWLITIAGWWSLSTVLSPALMTYFLVSVTGARLTEKYMKGRPGFAEYQQRTSFFVPRRPRSARK